The Lactuca sativa cultivar Salinas chromosome 2, Lsat_Salinas_v11, whole genome shotgun sequence genome includes a window with the following:
- the LOC111888692 gene encoding diphthamide biosynthesis protein 3: MSYDDVEIEDMEWNEELKAFTYPCPCGDLFQITKEDLKIGEEIARCPSCSLYITVIYNIEDLDFTNQKPKTNIEPTKQQPVVVA, from the coding sequence ATGTCCTACGACGATGTGGAGATTGAAGACATGGAATGGAACGAGGAGCTTAAGGCATTCACGTATCCTTGTCCTTGTGGAGACTTGTTTCAGATAACAAAAGAGGACTTGAAAATTGGTGAAGAAATCGCCCGGTGTCCTAGTTGCTCTCTTTACATCACAGTCATATACAACATTGAAGATTTAGATTTCACCAATCAGAAACCGAAAACGAATATCGAACCCACGAAGCAACAACCAGTAGTTGTCGCTTGA